TTCGTCCTTGAGTTTGTCTTGGGATAGGAAACATCATTTCTATTATTTTTAGTAACGGGTTTAAGAGTATCACATGATTGGATGTGCTCTCCGATTTTAATGACAGTGGTTTTGGGAGAGCTTAGATTAGGCAAGAGGTTTGTTAGATACCATTGATAGGTGTTTTCTAGTTGAGTCTGAAAATCAAGTGACGGTTGATAACCTAGGTGCTTTTCAATGAGTGAGATATCAGCACGGGAGTCCTTGACTTCACCTCCTCTATTTTTCAAGCGTATTACATCTACTGAATGCTCAGGATATTCATTCTGAAAGAGGCTTTGTATATGATCGAGCAAGTCAATTATTTTTGTGGACGACCCACTTCCAACGTTGTACACAATTGGGCTTTCAGAGCTCAAAGGATTTACTGCTGATAGTAAGTTCGCCTGAACAACGTTATCGACATAACAGAAATCCCTGGTCTGAGAACCATCACCGTAAAGTGTAACAGATTCTTGCTGAAGTAGAGCAGATATCCATTGAGGAATTACGGCTGCATAAGCTCCTTGTGGATCTTGACGCGGTCCGAAGACATTAAAGTAACGCAGACCTACAGTGGAGAGACCATATTGCCGAGTGTAAAGTTGAGCATAGAGTTCGTCTACATATTTGGTTAAGGCGTAAGGTGAAAGGAGTCTTCCCGTTCGATTCTCGATGCATGGTAGCTCTACACTGTCTCCATAAACAGCGCTACTTGAAGCATAAACAACTCGCGATACTTTGTTTTCCAACGAGGAAATCATGAGATTGAGAAAGCCTGTAGCATTATGTTTATGACACATGTCTGCATGAGCTATGGATTGAGGTACGGAGCAGAGGGCCGCTTCGTGGATAACATATTTAATGTCTGGGTAAAGCGAGAAGATTTCTTGGCAAAGTTCTAAGTTTGAAACATCTGCATCGAAGAAATCGAAGTTTTCCCATCGATCTGCGCTAAGATTGCTCTGAACGAGAGGAAGGTTGCTATCTTTATTTGATAAAAAATTGTCAATCCCAATGACTCTTTGATCTAGATGCAGTAGTTTCTCTACGATGTGTGATCCTATAAAACCCGCTGCGCCGGTCACCAGCCAGGTCTCTGGCTTGTTTTTTAGATCTCTCTGGATCTTGTCGTAAGCATTCGTCATATGTTGCCCGTCTGTTCGAAGGTCTATCAGTGAGATCGGTTAAGCTTTAGATATGAGGAGTGGGAGGAAAAAAATTTATGATTCTAGGTAAAAAATGACCATTTTAATGTCATTTAGTTCCCAAATGTATCAGGTGAATGATGGTCAAGCGGCAAAAATTTCACAGCGCTTGTGTGCAAAGCTAAAGACCCTTTATTAACTCTAATAAATAGGCTGAAGTGCAAAGGTATTATATTCTAACTGCTCAAGGTGACGGTTGATACGGGCTGCAGTATAGAAGAAAGCTAAGGCAGCGCCCAAAGCAAAACCTAACCCGTAATAGGCTTCTCCCAAATGAATGGTAAAAAGGGTAGTGATTGTATTGAATAAAAAGAAAATCAGGCACGCGATAAGAACATCTTTTCGTTTATCTAAGTAGAACAAAACGGTCATGCAGGATAAAAAGAGAACAAGAAGAAAGGAGCCTAGTAGAATCATTCGGAAAACGCCTTCTTGCAAGGAGCCTAGATTTATGAGCGAAGAGATCTGCTCGGTGAATAGCACCAAGACTAGTGTCGTAAGCCCCTGAATCTTGATCAGCTTGATAAGCCCGGCGGTTAAGGACTTTTCCATATTGACTTTATTTTGATGAATGGTTGTCAGGGTAGCCTTTTGCTGTATCTGTTTGTAGTAACGCTCGTAATGGCGCGCAAAATCAGTCTCCAAGCGCAACAGGAAAACCGCCATACCAGGTATGATGCTTAGAAAACCAAGATATACCGCCTGGTCGTGAATGGGCATCACGTAAATGAGCCCACTGATGTTTTCTCTGGTAGGTCCAAGAAACCAGAAGAGTATTTTGTCACTCCAAATACCTAAATTATAGAGTAAGCCAATGATAGCTAAATCGGCATATTTTTTAAATGAGGCGAGGAACTCAACCGATATAATTTTTTTGACCTCAAGCTCTAGATAAAGACTAATAAGCAAAGAGATCAGCAGAAGCATATGCCCCAAAGCAAAGCCAAACATCACCCAATCATGTCCTAAATACTTCGAACAACCCCAGCCTCCAGCAAGACTTCCTGTATAACCCATAGCGAAACAAATAAGGACTCGGTGGTAATTCTTCATGGCCGTAAGGTAACTGCTTACCAGCCAGATGCTTGAAATAAGCATACACAAAAATGAAGCTCCTAGTTGAAACCAAATGGAAGCAGGCACAAAACCTACAAAGAATACGAGCGAGAGGAGGCTTACGATCGGAGTCACTAGAGCTAGCGATGAAAGAAGGAAGGGAAAGATTTTGTTCTTCTCACCAAGGTAATGGCAATCGGCTCCGAAGCGAACCAGCACTAATTGC
The nucleotide sequence above comes from Verrucomicrobiota bacterium. Encoded proteins:
- a CDS encoding NAD-dependent epimerase/dehydratase family protein — translated: MTNAYDKIQRDLKNKPETWLVTGAAGFIGSHIVEKLLHLDQRVIGIDNFLSNKDSNLPLVQSNLSADRWENFDFFDADVSNLELCQEIFSLYPDIKYVIHEAALCSVPQSIAHADMCHKHNATGFLNLMISSLENKVSRVVYASSSAVYGDSVELPCIENRTGRLLSPYALTKYVDELYAQLYTRQYGLSTVGLRYFNVFGPRQDPQGAYAAVIPQWISALLQQESVTLYGDGSQTRDFCYVDNVVQANLLSAVNPLSSESPIVYNVGSGSSTKIIDLLDHIQSLFQNEYPEHSVDVIRLKNRGGEVKDSRADISLIEKHLGYQPSLDFQTQLENTYQWYLTNLLPNLSSPKTTVIKIGEHIQSCDTLKPVTKNNRNDVSYPKTNSRTNHL
- the pelG gene encoding exopolysaccharide Pel transporter PelG, encoding MNFYSFFTDIKIMAGIGFRLRKIMDAPSLANLLRAYGYAAIIGSGPLIMSIASLGAIALLLGALRDGEVFKLFFSSVTYIYCFSLIATGPVQLVLVRFGADCHYLGEKNKIFPFLLSSLALVTPIVSLLSLVFFVGFVPASIWFQLGASFLCMLISSIWLVSSYLTAMKNYHRVLICFAMGYTGSLAGGWGCSKYLGHDWVMFGFALGHMLLLISLLISLYLELEVKKIISVEFLASFKKYADLAIIGLLYNLGIWSDKILFWFLGPTRENISGLIYVMPIHDQAVYLGFLSIIPGMAVFLLRLETDFARHYERYYKQIQQKATLTTIHQNKVNMEKSLTAGLIKLIKIQGLTTLVLVLFTEQISSLINLGSLQEGVFRMILLGSFLLVLFLSCMTVLFYLDKRKDVLIACLIFFLFNTITTLFTIHLGEAYYGLGFALGAALAFFYTAARINRHLEQLEYNTFALQPIY